A region of Paroedura picta isolate Pp20150507F unplaced genomic scaffold, Ppicta_v3.0 Ppicta_v3_sca21, whole genome shotgun sequence DNA encodes the following proteins:
- the LOC143828337 gene encoding forkhead box protein G1-like codes for MEGLSTNSWVLKSPFSIMNLLQDVASGENPGGPLSSPPGEEGGTVAAGDRLERLRKDDPSGERGGKPEKPPFSYNALIMMALRQSPEKRLTLNGIYEFIMGHFPYYKENRQGWQNSIRHNLSLNKCFVKVPRHYDDPGKGNYWMLDPSSEDVFIGGATGKLRRRPAASRAKLAFRRGARLASAGVTLAGPFYWPFSPLYGAASAYLGPLPSSFSSIFSQQTIIPPGTPRETDSNDSSSSHQPTVATTTRASALPYRLALPEHLNSCSVNCLPGQASYVFSQRHHHALPMTPPASLPAKRVEDLLGGLPPAFPGRLSPELPSYFSFQNQGVPFNLTLP; via the coding sequence ATGGAAGGGTTAAGCACCAACAGCTGGGTCCTGAAATCTCCCTTCAGCATCATGAACCTTCTCCAAGACGTGGCCTCCGGCGAAAATCCTGGGGGACCTCTGTCATCACCGcctggggaagaagggggcacCGTGGCGGCCGGCGACAGACTGGAGAGGCTGAGAAAAGACGATCCTTccggggaaaggggagggaaaccCGAGAAGCCCCCCTTCAGCTACAACGCTCTCATCATGATGGCTCTCCGGCAGAGCCCGGAGAAGCGGCTCACCCTCAACGGCATCTACGAATTCATAATGGGCCACTTCCCCTACTACAAGGAGAACAGGCAGGGCTGGCAGAACTCCATCCGCCACAACCTCAGCCTCAACAAATGCTTCGTCAAGGTGCCCCGGCACTACGACGACCCTGGCAAAGGCAACTACTGGATGCTGGACCCTTCCAGCGAGGACGTCTTCATCGGAGGCGCCACTGGCAAGTTGAGGAGGCGGCCCGCCGCTTCCCGGGCCAAGCTGGCCTTCAGGAGGGGAGCCAGGCTGGCTTCGGCTGGGGTGACCCTGGCTGGGCCCTTCTACTGGCCCTTCTCCCCTCTCTACGGTGCCGCCTCAGCCTACCTTGGCCCTCTACCCAGCTCCTTCTCTTCTATTTTCTCCCAGCAGACCATAATTCCTCCAGGAACACCCAGAGAGACGGACAGCAATGACTCTTCCAGCAGCCACCAGCCCACTGTTGCCACAACGACACGGGCTTCGGCCTTGCCCTACCGCTTGGCCCTGCCTGAGCACCTGAACTCTTGCTCGGTCAACTGCCTTCCGGGCCAGGCAAGCTATGTCTTCTCTCAGCGACACCATCATGCCTTGCCGATGACTCCTCCGGCCAGCCTCCCCGCCAAACGGGTGGAAGATCTCCTTGGCGGACTCCCTCCGGCTTTCCCTGGGCGGCTCTCTCCAGAACTCCCAAGCTACTTTTCTTTCCAGAATCAAGGCGTTCCCTTTAATCTAACGCTGCCTTGA